Proteins encoded within one genomic window of Lynx canadensis isolate LIC74 chromosome B2, mLynCan4.pri.v2, whole genome shotgun sequence:
- the SOX4 gene encoding transcription factor SOX-4 has protein sequence MVQQTNNAENTEALLAGESSDSGAGLELGIASSPTPGSTASTGGKADDPSWCKTPSGHIKRPMNAFMVWSQIERRKIMEQSPDMHNAEISKRLGKRWKLLKDSDKIPFIREAERLRLKHMADYPDYKYRPRKKVKSGNATSSASAAASSKPGEKGDKVGGGGGHGGGGGGSGNAGGGGGGASGGGANSKPAQKKSCGSKVAGGAGGGVSKPHAKLILAGGGGGGGGKAAAAGASSSFAAEQAGAAALLPLGAAAAAADHHSLYKARTPSAAASASAAASAAPGLAAPGKHLADKKVKRVYLFGGLGASSSPAGGVGAGADPSDPLGLYEEGGAGCSPDGPSLSGRSSAASSPAAGRSPADHRSYASLRAASPAPSSAPSHASSSASSHSSSSSSSGSSSSDDEFEDDLLDLNPSSNFESMSLGSFSSSSALDRDLDFNFEPGSGSHFEFPDYCTPEVSEMISGDWLESSISNLVFTY, from the coding sequence ATGGTGCAGCAAACCAACAACGCCGAGAACACGGAAGCGCTGCTGGCGGGCGAGAGCTCGGACTCGGGCGCCGGCCTCGAGCTGGGCATCGCCTCCTCCCCCACGCCCGGCTCCACCGCCTCCACGGGCGGCAAGGCCGACGACCCGAGCTGGTGCAAGACGCCGAGCGGGCACATCAAGCGACCCATGAACGCCTTCATGGTGTGGTCGCAGATCGAGCGGCGCAAGATCATGGAGCAGTCGCCCGACATGCACAACGCCGAGATCTCCAAGCGGCTGGGCAAACGCTGGAAGCTGCTCAAAGACAGCGACAAGATCCCTTTCATTCGGGAGGCGGAGCGGCTGCGCCTCAAGCACATGGCTGACTACCCCGACTACAAGTACCGGCCCAGGAAGAAGGTGAAGTCCGGCAACGCCACATCCAGCGCCTCGGCCGCCGCCTCCTCCAAGCCGGGGGAGAAGGGAGACAAGGTCGGTGGCGGGGGCGGCcacgggggcggcggcggcgggagcggcAACGCggggggaggaggcggcggcgcgAGCGGCGGCGGCGCCAACTCCAAACCCGCGCAGAAAAAGAGCTGCGGCTCCAAAGtggcgggcggcgcgggcggcggggtCAGCAAGCCGCACGCCAAGCTCATCctggcgggcggcggcggcggcggcggcgggaagGCGGCGGCCGCGGGCGCCTCCTCCTCCTTCGCGGCCGAGCAGGCGGGGGCCGCTGCCCTGCTGCCCCTGggcgccgccgcggccgccgccgacCACCACTCGCTGTACAAGGCGCGGACTCCCAGCGCGGCCGCCTCGGCCTCCGCGGCCGCCTCCGCCGCGCCGGGCCTGGCGGCCCCGGGCAAGCACCTGGCCGACAAGAAGGTGAAGCGCGTCTACCTGTTCGGAGGCCTGGGCGCGTCCTCGTCGCCCGCGGGCGGCGTGGGCGCGGGCGCCGACCCCAGCGACCCTCTGGGCCTGTACGAGGAGGGGGGCGCGGGCTGCTCGCCCGACGGGCCGAGCCTGAGCGGCCGCAGCAGCGCCGCGTCGTCGCCGGCCGCCGGCCGCTCGCCCGCCGACCACCGCAGCTACGCCAGCCTGCGCGCCGCCTCGCCCGCCCCGTCCAGCGCGCCGTCGCACGCGTCCTCGTCGGCCTCGTCCCACTCGTCGTCGTCCTCGTCGTCGGGCTCCTCGTCCTCCGACGACGAGTTCGAAGACGACCTGCTCGACCTGAACCCCAGCTCAAACTTTGAGAGCATGTCCCTGGGCAGCTTCAGCTCGTCGTCGGCGCTGGACCGGGACCTGGATTTTAACTTCGAGCCCGGCTCCGGCTCGCACTTCGAGTTCCCGGACTACTGCACGCCCGAGGTGAGCGAGATGATCTCGGGAGACTGGCTGGAGTCCAGCATCTCCAACCTGGTCTTCACCTACTGA